From the Peptococcaceae bacterium 1198_IL3148 genome, the window ATTTTATTCCTTTGCAAAAGGAACGTTACGAGCTTGTGATCAGGAAAGAACACCTTCACAAGCCTTTTATGCAAGCACTGATAGCTGTACTACAATCTCAAGATTTTAAAAGGGAACTTAACGGCTTAGGTGATTACGACACTTCAGAAACTGGCAAGATTGTAGCTGAAGTATAGTAAGTTAAATTAATGTGATTCTCCAATGATTCTTCCCTTTCCATGGGAGACAACCCCATAAAACAGTGATCGCCCCCCAAGGATAGATGAAGAGGCCATTTATCATGCTCAAAATGAGTTGAATATTTAATTAATGCCGGGTGCAATACCCGGTTTCTTTTTGCTAAAAAACGGTAACCCTAATATGCTAATTATTATAATTGATTTATTTTTTGACTTTATTGGCCGTTCCCTTAGCATGGGAGCCAAAGAGAATAACAGAATCTATGCTTATATCTTTTTGAAGTGCTTTAATATTGTGGATCATAATAGCTACTTAGTCAGGCAATCCTTAACCACCGGTGGGCCATTGCAGAAGGGACTGTAGTTGTTCGGGCCTTCACTGAAAAGCTCCAAGCCTTAGAAAACAAAAAAACACCCTAGAAAGTCGTTACCAGGAATGGCTGATTAAACAACAGAAAGAAATCATTTCTATAGAAAAAATAGTGGAGACTTTAAACACATTTAAAAAAGCTTTAAATGTTAATGAACCACTTGTCGTAAAGCAAGTAATCGAACGGTTTGTTAAAAACGTAAATATAAAAACAGACATCATTGAAGTTAATCTTGTGGTGTCTGTGTATACGACTGGTGGAGGCGGGGGGAGTTGAACCCACCGTCCGAAGGACCGACCACAACAGGATCTCCGAGCGCAGTTTGTGATTTGGTTTCACCGCAGCGGCGACCACAAACAGCCTTCGCTACGACTATCTCGATGAATCTTACTTAACCCCTCCGAGAATTGGGATTAAGCCAGCCCGTTTAAGTGACCTTCTAGCCCGGGCCACGGGCCCAACGCAGGTAGAAGGTTAGACAGCAACTAAGCTGCTAAAGCGTATTCTTCGTTTGCATTTATAAGTGTTCCACTGTTTAACGGGTGAGTGGGATCCCGGCTCGCTCCTCTTGCCACCGCTTCCCCCGTCGAACCCATTTCGCCCCCATATATGGGTAATAGATTATCGACTTAGTAGCGTGCCTTTAATGCCCTTTCCATATCACGTTTGGCATCTCGGGCGGCAATATCTTGTCTCTTATCATGTAGTTTTTTACCTTTTACTACTCCCAAAAAAACTTTGGCCTTACCATCCTTAAAGTAAACCTTTAGGGGTACTAGGGTTAAACCCTTTTCCTTAGACTGACCCAGTAAGCGGTTAATCTCGTGCTTATGCATTAATAGCTTGCGAGTACGTTTAGGGTCGTGATTAAACCTGTTACCCTGTTCATACGGGCTTATATGCATATTATAAAGGAATAGCTCGCCTTTTTCAACCCGGGCATAACTGTCCTGCAAATTTGCTTTACCCGCCCTAAGGGACTTTACTTCGGTACCCTGCAACACGATACCAGTTTCATGGGTTTCCAGCACGTGATAGAGGTGCCTTGCTTTGCGGTTTTCCGTTACTACCCGGTCACTTGATTTAGCCATTTAAAAAAACACCTCAGTAACAATATTATAAATCGCATTTCCATGTAAGGTGCAAATGTAATGTTAACACATTTAGTGCACATTGTAAAGAATAAAGTTTATTGGTTGCTTAGCGGAGCCAGACACCGCATCGAAATTACTCTAACCCCAGATCTTTGGCAATTCCCTGCATGGCTTCCAATCCCAGGGCCATAAAGTCTTCTAAACTTAAACCTAATTCACTGCAAGAAGCAATGACTTCTCTGTTGGCACCTTTCGCAAAGGCTTTTTCGCTATATCTCTTAATCAATGATTCCTTATTAATGGCAAACAGACTTTTCTCTGGACGAATTAAAGCGGCCGCTGTAATTAATCCAGTCAACGGGTCGGTGGCGTACAGAGCCTTATCCATTAAACTGTTTCTGGGCAATCCATGCATATCATTGTGTACCTTCACTGCATAGACCACATCTTCGGGTAAACCAGCTTCGGTTAGCATTTCTGCCCCCATGATACTATGTTTATGCGGGTCATCCTTGGTATAGTCATAATCTATATCATGCAGTAAACCTGCTATGGCCCATTTTTCTTGATCTTCACCAAAATGTTTAGCTAAACCGGCCATTACTGCCTCCACTGCTAAACTGTGCTTAACTAAATTTTTGTTTTTCACGTTTTTTTTCAGTAAAGCCAATGCCTCTTCTCTATTCACCGGTAAATCCCCTTTCCTTTTTGAAAAACTTAGCTGTGGCTTTGGCTGCCCTTTGTCCATCAGCCAATAATATTTCTGCTTCCATTTCCACTATTCTGCTGCGTTCATTTTTCACGTGGGCGATGGCCGTCAGTTCATCACCGATGGGTACTGGTTTAATAAACCGCACATTCATTTCCGCTGTCACCGAAGGTTTGTCGTTTTGCCATAACCAATTTCCCATCACTTCATCTAACAAAGTGGTGATCAGACCGCCATGCATATACCCCACCCAACCCTGGTGTTCAGGCCGGGGTGTAAAGACCGCAACACATTTGTCTTCATCCACCTGCGGCAGCAATTTAAGTCCGATTGGATTATGTGGGCTACAGCCAAAGCACGGATTTTCAGGATGATCTATTTTTTCAAACAAGTTAAAATGCCCCTTTTAGTTACGTTTATCTTAATATTTTACCAAAATTAGCTATAATTTTCAATGCCATTCGAAAATACGTTCCCCCGAATAACACTATTTGTAAAAACTAAAACACCCCTTAGATTAAGGAAGTGTTTTAGTTTGCCAGTCTAGCCATTCCATCTTTTAGCTTTATCATATCGAATGCCAAATTGATCGAAAACCTTCATTACGTGATGATTAATATATCCTCTAAATTCTGGGGTTTATTATAGAAGGATACCATTGGCGGCACTATTCTGACGCCAATTCTTGATAACTTAAGCATGTATTGGTTGGGACAGGAACCAGTTTTCTAATATCAAAGCCAGGCTGCTCAGCGTAATGAACCACTTTTTGACACTTAGGTTTAGCCTCTTTACCAATATCTTTGGCATACTGTTTGCCCACCGCCCGGTGGTTAAGGGCGTGGAAGCTGCTGCGCCGTGGTAATTCCGGCAGTACGCTATAACGGGCCAGGGGTTCAAACTCATCAGTAATGGGTGGGTCAACGGTGAGCGGAACCGGGCCATACTGAGAGAGAGCGGTCACAATTTTCAAACCTAAATCGCAGGCATGCAAACCATATTTTCCAGAGGCGGATTGTGCAAGCAATTTTTCATTAACCCGATAAACACCACCCACTATCGGCTCAATGTGACCACCGTGGGTGGCAACCGCATCAAGCTCGGATACCTCAATGTTGTTTTCCTTAAGGTAGTTTTCTATAACATGGAGGCGATAGTCATATTGATCCCAGATGGTATCAAACTGCTTAAGTTCCTGAGCACTGTGTACCAGGTTAGTTTTCAGTTTGCACTGGTCATTTTCGTAGTAAGCAATTTTTGTTGAAGTAGAACCGAGATTAATTGCAACAATTTTGTATTTTTTCATGATGCCCTCCAGTAAATATAAATAAGGCTGCGCATGGTTACATTCACGCGCAACCATCAGTTGCTCATCAACTAGTTAATTACCAGCCTCAGTTAATAAACGATTGTAGTTATTTTTTACCACTTCTTGGAGATAAGCAATTTCTTCCTCACTCATACCCCTGAAGTGTTTTTGCAAATTGAGGTAGTTTTCTATTGGCTTCAGTTCCTTAGGCTTGGTGTTGACAGTAATTTTGCCGTGCTCATATTCATAAAGTATCCACGCACCTGTTTGCACAGCATTTTTGCAGACCTCAATTGACTTAGAGGCATCATATCCCCAACCAGTGGGACATGGGGCATGGATGTGCAGCAAAGTAGGGCCTTCGATATCCTTTACCTTTTGCACCTTTTTGCGCAGATCTGGGATGTTGGCAACGCTTGCTGATGCACAGTAAGGAATACCATGGGCCAGCGCTATGCGCAACAAATCCTTTTTCTGGGTTGGCTTCCCTCCTGGGGTGGTAGTTGTGGACGCACCATAGGGGGTGGAACTACTGCCCTGAATACCAGTATTCATGTAAGCCTCGTTGTCATAGCAGATATATAATACGTTGTCACCGCGTTCCATCATACCGGAAAGCGATTGCAATCCGATGTCCACTGTACCACCATCACCGGCAAAGCCAACAACTTTGGTGTGATAGTTACCCTGCACTTCATAGCCTGCCTTAATACCTGCCGCATAGGCTACGGTATTTTCTAGGTTACCTTGAAATGCAGAAACACGCATGCCTGTTTCTTTACCAAATCCGCAGAAGAGGGCAGAGCAACCGGGTGGAATGACCACTGTGGTATCTTGTCCTAGGATGTCTAGCACATTGCGGATAATCAGTTCCATACCGCATCCGGCACAGGCACTGACACCGTGTGCTATAAAGTCGTCTGCTTCGGTATTAATCCTAATCATTTGTCTCCACCTTCCTTATATTCATTGCCTCCTCTGTTCTACAGTCAATCCATGTTGGCTGATCAAACGAGGTGTTAGTTTCAGCTAAAATATCAGTAAATACCTTTTCAATGGTATCGGTGCTCACGTCTCTACCACCTAGACCACCGATATAGCTTTTAACCAGTGTTTCGCTTGACAGAGCGGCCTTAACCTCTAACCATACTGGGGCACCTTGGGCGCCAAAACCAGTGGTACGGTTAAGAACTGCCACCTTTTTAATACCGCCCATCACTTCCCGTAGCTTAGCCACAGGGAATGGGCGGAAACAAGTAATCTTCACTGCCCCAACTTTAATACCTTTATCCCGCAGCTGATCCACAACATATTTGGCAGTTCCGTACATTGAGCCTAGAGTTATGATGACTGCCTCCGCATCCTCTGTACGATAGCCCTCAACAGCAGCTTTTTTGCGACCAAACTTCTGCTCAAATTCACCAAAGACTTCTTCCATCACCTGCAAAGAATTTTGATAACCAATGGCCTGCTGGTATTTCATCTCGGTTATTTCATCAGAAGGAGTCAAGTTGTTAATTACAATCGGATTCGCCGGATCTAATACCAGATTATGCGGTTGATATTTGCCGATAAATGCATCAATCTCCGCTTGTTCTGGTAAGGCAACCTTCTGCATCGAGTGAGAAGTGAGCCACTATTTCCCACTCCTTTCATCCACCATCTCAATACATTTTCTCGGACATACATTGGCACAAATGCCACAGCCTTTGCAATAATCCCACATAATTTTCACACATTCTTCACTGTTTTCCTAAAAGATTAGAGTTCTTTTGTTTGTTCATATGCCGCTCTCGCTGAATCTGCATTTTTTTCACCAGCCTTTACTCCAAAGATTTCTTTCAGTGCACTTTCCACTGATGCGATGGAAACAATGCCAGTATGAGCTAATGCACCCAGCATTGAACCATTAGGAATCCCTCTACCAATATTGTCCAGTGCAACCTGGGTACCATCTACATAATAGACCTGGCGGAAATCATATCTTTTTGCATACATTTTTGCTGTTTCAATATCAGAGGTGTTTAGTACAAGTATGGTATTTTCATGCTTCCCTTTACTTACGTCAACGTTCTTTTCACTGATGGCATCATCCATCACCAGCACAATATTTGGTTGATAGACAAAGCAGTTAACGAGAATTGGTTTCTCGTCCACAACAATGTCGGTATAAACAGGGGCACCACGGCGTTCGTGTCCATAGGCAGGTACAGTAATTGCGTATTTGTCTTCATGGATAACGCCCTTTTAATTCTGGACCTACTAAGCAAACACGAAGAACTGGGAGCGTCTGAGGTGGCTCGACTAATGGGCATGGGAAAGAGCACTGCATTTAGATTACTCTCAACGTTGGAGGGACGCCGGTTTGTAAGCAAGACAGAGAATAACAAATACCGCCTTGGTATCCACCTAGTCTCCATTGGTTCGTTAGTCATTCATCGCATGGAGATTGTTCGGGTTGTACACCCCTATTTGTTAAACCTGTCTCAACAATGTAATGAAACCGCTCACCTAGTGGTGTGGAATGACGATACAAGGGTACAGTTTATCGATAAAGTGCAAAGTAGTTCCTCCTCCATTCGCATGGAATCAATGGTGGGGATGTGCCGCCGGGCGCATCTAACGGGAACGGGGAAGGTGCTGCTGGCATATCAAAATGAAGGGGCTATTGAGCACTACATTAAGGTGGTGGATTTTTCTCCGAAAACTGCCCATTCAATCACCAATGGAGAACAACTGCTCCAAAGTTTAGAGGAAATTCGTCGCCAAGGATATGGCTGTGATGAGGATGAAAGTGAAATTGGTTTGACTT encodes:
- the smpB gene encoding SsrA-binding protein SmpB; its protein translation is MAKSSDRVVTENRKARHLYHVLETHETGIVLQGTEVKSLRAGKANLQDSYARVEKGELFLYNMHISPYEQGNRFNHDPKRTRKLLMHKHEINRLLGQSKEKGLTLVPLKVYFKDGKAKVFLGVVKGKKLHDKRQDIAARDAKRDMERALKARY
- a CDS encoding HDIG domain-containing metalloprotein; the protein is MNREEALALLKKNVKNKNLVKHSLAVEAVMAGLAKHFGEDQEKWAIAGLLHDIDYDYTKDDPHKHSIMGAEMLTEAGLPEDVVYAVKVHNDMHGLPRNSLMDKALYATDPLTGLITAAALIRPEKSLFAINKESLIKRYSEKAFAKGANREVIASCSELGLSLEDFMALGLEAMQGIAKDLGLE
- a CDS encoding PaaI family thioesterase codes for the protein MFEKIDHPENPCFGCSPHNPIGLKLLPQVDEDKCVAVFTPRPEHQGWVGYMHGGLITTLLDEVMGNWLWQNDKPSVTAEMNVRFIKPVPIGDELTAIAHVKNERSRIVEMEAEILLADGQRAAKATAKFFKKERGFTGE
- a CDS encoding thiamine pyrophosphate-dependent enzyme, with protein sequence MIRINTEADDFIAHGVSACAGCGMELIIRNVLDILGQDTTVVIPPGCSALFCGFGKETGMRVSAFQGNLENTVAYAAGIKAGYEVQGNYHTKVVGFAGDGGTVDIGLQSLSGMMERGDNVLYICYDNEAYMNTGIQGSSSTPYGASTTTTPGGKPTQKKDLLRIALAHGIPYCASASVANIPDLRKKVQKVKDIEGPTLLHIHAPCPTGWGYDASKSIEVCKNAVQTGAWILYEYEHGKITVNTKPKELKPIENYLNLQKHFRGMSEEEIAYLQEVVKNNYNRLLTEAGN
- a CDS encoding transketolase C-terminal domain-containing protein, with protein sequence MQKVALPEQAEIDAFIGKYQPHNLVLDPANPIVINNLTPSDEITEMKYQQAIGYQNSLQVMEEVFGEFEQKFGRKKAAVEGYRTEDAEAVIITLGSMYGTAKYVVDQLRDKGIKVGAVKITCFRPFPVAKLREVMGGIKKVAVLNRTTGFGAQGAPVWLEVKAALSSETLVKSYIGGLGGRDVSTDTIEKVFTDILAETNTSFDQPTWIDCRTEEAMNIRKVETND
- a CDS encoding 4Fe-4S binding protein, which translates into the protein MWDYCKGCGICANVCPRKCIEMVDERSGK
- a CDS encoding 2-oxoacid:acceptor oxidoreductase family protein, with the protein product MHEDKYAITVPAYGHERRGAPVYTDIVVDEKPILVNCFVYQPNIVLVMDDAISEKNVDVSKGKHENTILVLNTSDIETAKMYAKRYDFRQVYYVDGTQVALDNIGRGIPNGSMLGALAHTGIVSIASVESALKEIFGVKAGEKNADSARAAYEQTKEL
- a CDS encoding IclR family transcriptional regulator, which gives rise to MDNALLILDLLSKHEELGASEVARLMGMGKSTAFRLLSTLEGRRFVSKTENNKYRLGIHLVSIGSLVIHRMEIVRVVHPYLLNLSQQCNETAHLVVWNDDTRVQFIDKVQSSSSSIRMESMVGMCRRAHLTGTGKVLLAYQNEGAIEHYIKVVDFSPKTAHSITNGEQLLQSLEEIRRQGYGCDEDESEIGLTCFAAPIMDLSGHALAAISVSGPGERMNARRQELINLVKIAAAEISQSLQ